A single genomic interval of Macadamia integrifolia cultivar HAES 741 chromosome 6, SCU_Mint_v3, whole genome shotgun sequence harbors:
- the LOC122082056 gene encoding uncharacterized protein LOC122082056 has translation MATLWVRIVLWLSYLSADTVATIALGALSHGQGQPGSTELTTLWAPFLLLHLGGPDTITAYSLEDNELWLRHFLGLVQKVGIAVYVLIRSWAYSRVSILTIFMFVPGIVKYGERTWVLRLASKEHFRDSMLDRPDPGPNYAQFMNDYDSKQAKGSRVTVGRIEDFQLEMLDEHEEAHQQKPNNPSNSIGSESNLTDAEVLPKAYEFFETFKRLFADLILSGDDRKKSREFFQDTSSRTSFKVIEVELGFIYDLLYSKAALIYSLLGLILRCISFLSIIILLVAFLTGDNHRYSNVDRIITYILFIGALILEIYAIFVLTSSDWAFLYLNKPPKILPKVQRLLRVDKLLENYYYKYSKEVFFKCKELIFKELKRKSRKVDKIEDVKDLCTSRGDGVLGYNGHLQDQLKWSLNDIEFDQSILLWHIATDLCYECDNNVSPFTELQRETSKLLSDYMLYLLIMCPFTMPKGIGQIRFRDT, from the exons ATGGCTACACTCTGGGTGAGAATCGTTCTTTGGTTGTCTTACTTATCTGCAGACACTGTAGCAACTATTGCCCTTGGTGCCCTCTCCCACGGTCAAGGACAGCCAGGCAGCACCGAACTAACGACTCTCTGGGCTCCATTTCTGCTTTTGCACCTTGGTGGTCCGGACACCATCACTGCTTACTCCTTAGAAGATAATGAATTGTGGCTCAGGCACTTTCTTGGACTAGTCCAAAAAGTTGGTATTGCAGTTTATGTTTTGATCAGGTCATGGGCTTATAGCCGAGTCTCCATTCTTACGATCTTCATGTTTGTCCCTGGAATTGTCAAGTATGGGGAAAGGACATGGGTTCTCAGGTTGGCAAGTAAGGAACATTTCAGAGACTCTATGCTTGATCGTCCAGATCCAGGCCCCAATTATGCCCAATTCATGAACGATTATGATTCTAAGCAAGCCAAAGGGTCCAGAGTCACTGTGGGAAGGATTGAAGATTTTCAGTTGGAAATGCTTGACGAACACGAAGAAGCTCATCAGCAGAAACCAAATAATCCTTCCAACAGTATAGGCAGTGAATCCAACCTTACTGATGCAGAGGTTTTGCCTAAAGCATATGAATTCTTTGAGACATTCAAGCGTCTCTTTGCGGATCTCATCTTAAGTGGTGATGACAGGAAGAAGAGCAGAGAATTCTTCCAAGACACTTCATCAAGAACATCTTTCAAAGTAATCGAGGTGGAACTCGGGTTCATATATGATTTACTTTATTCGAAAGCTGCCTTGATCTATTCTCTTCTAGGCTTGATTCTGCGTTGCATCAGTTTCTTGTCCATAATCATTCTGCTCGTGGCCTTCCTGACGGGTGATAACCATCGCTATTCAAATGTGGATAGAATCATAACTTACATCTTGTTCATCGGAGCATTGATTCTTGAGATTTATGCCATCTTCGTTCTGACTTCCTCTGACTGGGCATTCCTTTACCTAA ATAAACCACCCAAAATATTACCTAAAGTTCAGAGGCTCCTCCGTGTTGACAAATTACTAGAAAACTACTACTATAAATACTCTAAGGAAGTCTTCTTCAAGTGCAAAGAATTAATATTCAAAGAGCtcaagagaaaatcaagaaaagttGACAAGATTGAGGATGTCAAGGATTTGTGCACAAGTAGAGGTGATGGTGTACTTGGATATAATGGTCATCTTCAGGATCAGCTTAAGTGGAGTCTAAATGATATAGAATTTGATCAAAGCATTCTTCTTTGGCACATTGCTACAGATCTCTGCTATGAGTGTGATAATAATGTTTCTCCTTTCACGGAATTGCAACGTGAAACAAGCAAGTTATTATCAGATTATATGTTGTATCTTCTGATAATGTGTCCTTTTACGATGCCTAAAGGGATTGGGCAAATCAGGTTCAGGGATACTTGA